The Flavobacteriales bacterium TMED191 genome contains the following window.
AATATAAATCTTATTAAAAAAAGATTTTTTGTCCCCTCTGAGGAAAAGTGGATAACTTTAAAAGTTACAACGTCTACATTAAAAACAATTGATAAAAAAGGTATTTCGGAAGTTTTAAGAATTGCCAAAGATAAAGGTTTGTTATAATTTTTCTCCATCCCCTCAATTACAAATGCTGTTTTACAGGATTATTATATTTATATCATTTATTTCTTTTGCTCAAGAAGAGCTTCTTGATAGCTCTCGCTTTTGTTATGATTACAAGTATTCTCATCTTACTGTCGAGTTTTTTTTAAATAATCAGGAAATTATTGGTGCTAACTTAATGGAGTTTGAAAAAAAATGTAAGATTGATACATTTAATTTAGATTTAGCAGAAAATATGATAGTAGATAGTATTTTTATCCTAAATCAAAAAGTAGATTTTATTCGAAAAAAAAACTCAGTCTTAATTCCTAACTCCTTCAAGGAAATAGATAATTTTGTTATTAATGTATTCTATAATGGAAAGCCCCAAATTGCTAAGAAACCTCCCTGGGATGGTGGATTTGTTTGGTCCAAAGATTCAAATAATTTAAACTGGGTAGGGGTTGCTTGTCAAATGGATGGTGCTAGTATTTGGTGGCCAACAAAGGATGACTTAGCTGATGAGCCAGATAGTTTGCGCATGACTTTTATAGTGAAAAAGCCATATTTAGTTGTTGCTAATGGTCAATTAGAGATTGTTAATGATTATTCAGACAAAAGATCTTTTTCTTGGTTAGTAAAAAATCCAATTAATTCTTATAATGTGACTTTTAATATTGCTCAGTATCGTCATTTTAATGACACTCTAGTAGGTGAGTTGGGTAATTTATCCATGGATTATTATGTTTTAGATGAACATTTTGAATTAGCACAACAACATTTTGTTCAGGTAGATTCTGTAATACATATTTTTGAAGAGCAATTTGGTCCATATCCATTTTATGAAGATGGTTATAAATTGGTTGAAACTCCTTATTTGGGTATGGAACATCAAAGTTGTATTGCATATGGAAATAAATATATGAAAGGTTATTTAGGAAACTATCCTGAAGATATAGATTTTGATTTTATTATTATTCATGAAACAGCTCATGAATGGTGGGGGAATAGTATAAGTATGAAGTCGGAAAGAGATATGTGGATTCATGAGTCGTTTGCAACATATGCAGAAGCATTGTATGTTGAAAATTTTTATGATTACAATAAAATGCTTGTTTATTTAAATTTTCAAAAACAACGTATTAAAAATAATCACCCAATTGTGAGTAGTTTACATTTTGATACTGATATGTATTATAAAGGTAGTTGGGTATTGCATACACTGAGAACAATTTTAAGAGATGATTTAAAATGGTTTAATATATTAAGGGGGCTACAATTAACTTTTTATCATCAAAATGTAAATACAGAAGAAGTTATTGATTATATCAAAGCACATGTTGAATATGATTTAGATGCTTTTTTTGACCAATATCTTTTTAATAATCAGATACCAGTACTAGAATATTCAATTAAAAAGAGAAAAAGTAAATATTTTTTAAAATTTAGATGGAATGATGTGCAGGTTAATTTTAATATGCCTTTGTTAGTACAACTACAGCCAAATATTAGCGAATGGATTTATCCTAATACAAAATGGCAAGAAATAGATTTAGAAAATGATATAGACACTTTATATGTTGAGAATGATTTGTTTTTAATTAATGTTTTAAAAGTTAAATAGTATAATAGAAAAAAGTAATGAAATTTGGGTGTAAATATATTTTTTATTAGATTTGCATGCTATTTTAATAAATAAATTTTTAAGAGGTAATGGCAAAAAAAGGTAATAGAGTTCAAGTAATATTAGAATGCACGGAGCACAAAACAAGTGGAATGTCTGGAACTTCAAGATATATATCTACTAAAAATAAGAAAAATACTCCCGATCGCTTAGAAATGAAAAAGTTTAATCCTGTATTAAAAAAATATACTATTCATAAGGAAATAAAATAATTTATTATGGCTAAAAAAGTAGTTGCAACATTACAAAAAGGCGGAGGAAAGGGGTATACCAAAGCTATAAAAATGATTCGTTCAGATAAGACTGGGGCGTATGTTTTTAAGGAAAAAATTGTTTTAAAAGAAGATGTTACTTCTTTTTTACAAGACAAATAAATTTTGATTCCAAATCAATTTTAATCTAGTTTCAATCTTTTTAATTATTGTCAATGGGCATATTTGATAAAATCAAACAAATTTTAAAACCCAAGGAAGATAATACATCTAGCAAAAAAGCCAATAATAATAAGCTGTTAAGGGAAGAAGGTGAAAAGAATACTCAACCCTCAATTAAGCGAGAGGAATCTNCTGCTGTATCAGAATCTCAATCTACAAGTTCTAAAGATTTATCTATCGATAATAATTTCATTGAGGAAACACCAGTTCATTTGAAAGACTCTGAAGAGTTGAAAGCAGATTTAGATTCAATTGAGTCATCAGAAATAGATGGTGGCAACTCAGAAGAGGTGAAAACATCTCAAATGTCGAAATCTAATATCTCGAATAATTCACTAATAGATAATAGTGATTCACAAAAGTCAAAGCTAGATAAGTCTTTAGATAAAACAAGAGATGGCTTCTTTGGTAAAATGAAATTGTTTTTCACAGGTAAAAACAAGGTTGATGATACATTTTTAGATCAACTTGAAGAAATGTTAATTACATCTGATGTTGGAGTTAAGACTACTATTAAAATTATTGATTTGGTTGAAACATTTGTTGCAAAAAACAAGTATGTCAATCAGGAGGAATTAAAGATTATTTTAAAAAATCAAATTATTGGTTTATTAAATGTAAATCAAAAGTCTGATAATACTGAGAACACTAAACCCTATGTTATTTTGTTTGTTGGTGTAAATGGTGTTGGAAAAACTACTACTATAGCAAAACTTGCAAATTTTTTTAAAACTCAAGGTAAAAGCGTATTAATTGGGGCTGCAGATACTTTTCGTGCTGCTGCAATTGATCAGATTGATAAATGGGCTAATCAAATTAACGTCCCTATTGTTAAACAAAAAATGGGTTCAGACCCAGCTGCTGTAGCATATGATACAATTCAATCTGCTATCGCATCAAATATTGACTATGTAATTATTGATACTGCTGGAAGACTACATAATAAAATTAACCTTATGTCTGAATTAGAAAAAATTTCTTCAGCCATTGGCAAGTTAACTCATTCTGCTCCTCATGAAGTGGTGTTAGCTTTAGATGCTTCTACAGGACAAAATGCATTGGAACAAGCTAAACAATTTCTTAAAGCTACAAATGTTACTCACTTAGCAATAACAAAGTTAGATGGTACAGCTAAGGGAGGTGTTGTTATTTCCATTTGTGATCAATTAAGTATTCCAATCAAATATATTGGGGTCGGTGAAAAGATTGAAGACATTCAATTATTTAATAAAATGGAATTTGTAGAATCATTATTTAAATAATATGTTAACAAAAAAAAGTTCCCTTTCTTTTTCTGAAACAAATTTATTTTCTCCTATAATTTTAGATTTTATCAAAAGTGATTCAAAATTATTATCATTTATTGATTGTTTTCCTAATATTGATTCATTAAAAAATAAATTAAAAAAAATCAATTTTGAGTCCAGAGAGGTTTTAGTAAACACTGTACGTAAACAATATAATAACACTTCTTTTTTAGCTGGAAGGTCAAAAGATGTGGATGATAATATTAATCTTTTATTAGATTCAAAAACATTTACTATTTGTACAGGTCATCAATTAAATATTTTTATTTCTCCACTTTTTTTAATATATAAAATAACTTCTCTAATTGCTTATGCAAATTATTTAGATGAGCATATTCCAAATCATAGATTTGTTCCTTGTTTTTGGATGGCAACAGAAGATCATGATTTTAAAGAGATTAACGAGTTGTCAATTTACAATAAAAAATATAGTTGGAATTTACAAACTAAGAACGCAGTAGGTAATTTGTCTACTCATTCGATGAAAGATTTATTAAGTGATTTAAAAAAGGTATTAGATCAATCTGAACATGGAAGGGATTTGTATAATATTTATTATCACGCATATACTGCCAATTCTAATTATGCGGATGCAACTAGGTCAATAATAAATTCTCTTTTTGGCGATTATGGTTTGGTTGTTGTTGATGGTAACTGCATGGCTCAGAAACAACTTTTTTCTAATGATATGAAGGAAGAAATTACAACTAATTACATATTTAAAAACATTCTAGACTCCAATTTGAGTATGCGTTCTATCTATAAGCCGATGATTAATCCTTTAAAATCAAATTTGTTTTATTTACATAATAATATTAGATCAAAGATTTTATATAATAATAACGAGTATAAATCCTTATGTCATAATAAGGAGTGGACAAAAAAAGAATTATTAAATGAAATTGAAAACTATCCAAATAGATTTAGTCCTAATGTATTTATGAGAACATTATATCAGCAAAGTATATTGCCAAATGTTTTATACCTTGGTGGGCCTTCTGAGATTGCTTATTGGTTGCAATTATTAAGTTTATTTAATTCCAAAGGTAAATTATTTCCTGTTTTAGATCTTCGTTCCTTTTTTATAATTTTATCTAAAAGTATTTTAAATTTTTACAAAAAACATAATTTAAATGATGCAGATATATTTATCGATTATCATTTAAAAATTAAAAAAATTATTAAAAATATATCAAATCACGATGATCTTAAATTAAAAAAAGATATAAATGATTTATTAGAAATAATTGAAAAAAAAATTAGTAAAATTCACAATTTCCCATTGAATTCATTTAGAGTTTTTGAAAAAAGGGTTAATAATTCATTATTACAACTAGAGTCCAAAATAATAAAATTCGAAAAAAACAATAATAAAAATGTCCTTGATCAACTTTCTTCTTTAGAGCAAAAAATTTTCACTAATAATAATCCACAGGAAAAATCATATAGTTTTATTCCTTACTTTATAAAATATGGTCCAGCATTTTTTAATTTATTAATAGAAGAAAGTTTAATATTTGATAATAAATATATTATATTAAAAGAAAACAGCTGAATAAATTTATTTTAAACATGAAAGAAGTTTTATTAATCATTGATTTTGGTTCTCAGTATACTCAACTTATTGCTAGACGGGTTAGAGAACTCAATGTTTGTTCAGAAATTATTCCATATAATAAATTTTCTATACTACAAAAAAATATTAAAGGTGTAATACTCTCTGGAAGTCCTTCATCAGTCAAAGATTCTCTTTCACCCAAGATTAATTTATCATTAATTAGGAGAAAGGTGCCACTTCTTTCACTTTGTTATGGAGCTCAGTTAATTGCAAACGAATTAGGAGGTGATGTGGTTGCTTCTGAAAATAGAGAATACGGCCGATCTAATTTATTAGTACTTTCTAATCATGAAATATTTAACGATGTAAAAAATGATTCTATTGTTTGGATGTCTCACGGCGATACAATTAAAAAACTTCCGGATAACTGCGAATTACTAGCTAGTACTGATGATGTAAAAATAGCTGCTTTTGCTATTAAAAATGAACATACTTTGGGTTTTCAATTTCATCCAGAAGTTTATCATTCTCAATACGGTAAAGAAATGTTATCAAATTTTATTTCACTTTGTGGTTTTAGTCAAAATTGGACCTCCGAATCTTTTATTGATTTAACAATAAATCAATTAAAAATGAAAATCAAGAATCAAAAGGTTTTAATGGCTTTGTCTGGTGGAGTAGACTCAACTGTTGCAGCTTTTTTATTGCATAAAGCAATTGGTGATAATCTACAATGCGTTTTTGTTGATAATGGTTTGTTGAGAAAAAATGAATTTAAAGAAGTTTTAGATGGATATAAAAACATGGGGTTTAATATTAGTGGAGTTGATGCTTCGAATAAATTTTTAATAAATTTATCTGGTGTATCTGACCCTGAACAAAAGAGAAAAATTATAGGTGCTACTTTTATTGATGTTTTTGATAAATGTGCTATTAATTTTAAAGATGTTGTTTGGTTAGGCCAGGGCACAATTTACCCTGATGTTATAGAATCTATTTCTGGTACTGGTGGTCCCTCTGAAACAATTAAGTCTCATCATAATGTTGGTGGTCTGCCTGAAAGAATGAATTTGAAGATTGTCGAGCCTCTCAAGACGTTATTTAAAGACGAGGTTAGAAAAGTAGGATTAGCGCTTGGAATTAATAAATCTATTATTAATAGACATCCTTTTCCTGGACCAGGATTAGCTATTAGGATAATGGGTGACATCACATTAGAAAAAGTAAATATTTTAAAAGAGGTTGATAGTATTTTTATTAATGCATTAAAGGATTACAATTTATATCATAAAGTGTGGCAAGCAGGTGCTATTTTATTAGGTGATAGTAGTGTTGGTGTAATGGGGGACGGGAGAACTTATGAGAAGGTAGTTGCTTTAAGAGCCGTTGAGTCAACTGATGGAATGACAGCAGATTGGGTGCATTTGCCTTATGATTTTTTATCAAAAGTATCTAATTTAATTATTAACAAGGTAAATGGAGTTAATCGAGTGGTTTACGATATTAGTTCCAAGCCTCCAGCTACAATAGAATGGGAATAAAGAAATACATATTTATATTTTTCCCTTATTTCTTGTTCGCCCAAAATAACAATTTAGTTAGTCCAATTAAAAATGTTTTTTCTCATTATTCCTCTAGAAATTTATCAATAGATACTATTAATCAAAAGCAGGATTTATTTGATTATCATATTGCTTTGTTATTGCCATTTTGTATTGAAAGTAATGAGTCAATATTGAGTTTAAATCCTGATTCAATTAATGAAAATTACCAACCTGACTTATTTAAGAAAAGTTTAATATCAATAGATTTTTTTAATGGTTTTATAATGGCGCTCAATAATTTAGAGTATTTAAATTTTAAAATTTCTGTTTTTGATATTTCACATGATAATAAATCAGAAGTTATTTTAGATCACATAATTAACAGTAGATCTTTAAAGGGTGTTGATTTAATAGTCGGTCCTTTGTTTACTGATAATTTCGTTTATTTTACTGATAATTTTAAAAAAAAGAAAGTTCCTATTATTGCTCCATTTTCTAAGAAGCAACATATTGTGAATAACCATTCAAATGTAATTCAAATTCAACCTTCACTTGAAAATCAATTAAAAACTTTTTCAAATTATATATTTGATAATCATAGTTCTGATAATATTCTTTTGATTCGTAGAGATACACTATTTAAGAAGGTTTTGACTAGAAGTGTTCCAGATAGTTCTAGTATAAGTATTGACACTATTATACCAAAAGATATATATCTTAGTAATACCCTTCTTTTTGAAGTAGATACTTCAATAATAAAATTTAAAGAAATTAAGATAAATGCTAATGTTGTAGATTCTATTTATCATGAACTTGACACATTAGGTGAAAGAAATGTTATTATTATTCCCTCTGAGGACAATGTTTTTGTTACTGATTTATTATCAAAATTACATGCATGTAGAGATAGTGGGATGATAGTATATGGAATGCAGAATTTATATAATTATGACCATTTAAATTTCACTGATCTAACGGATATGAATTTATCTTTTCCTTATCATAAGATGGATAATTCTCAACTTATCTCACAATTTATTGTTGAATTTTATAATCAATATCAATATATTCCAGATCTTAGATACTGTCTTGTTGGTTATGAGATAGCTACATATTTTTCACAATTATTATCCCAATCAGATTATATTTTGCCAATTTTATCTAGCATTAACTCATCTAAGGTATTAGAAAATATTTTTGATTTTTATCAAATTGATGATAATGGCTTTATTAACGAAGGTGTTGTAATTTTAAGATATGATAGTTTTGGCTATAAAAAAATTAACTAATTTTCATTTCTAAAATCAATAATTTCAAAATTATCGTATTCTGGCTTATCAATTTTCAATAAATTTTCATCAGCTTCCTTCATGCTTATAATTTCAATAGTTGCATGTCCATTAAATTGATCTAGTTGTTTAATTGATTTTATTTGTTGTGATTTTTTGTCAATATTAATTTCTATAAAATCAATATTTGTATTTTTTTGTTTTGAATTAGAAATACAATCATTTAATTTATTTTGATTTAGTGAGTCGATTCCAATCCTACATTGTCTTGGTAATTTAAGGCAAACAGGTAGCTCTAATAAGTCTATGCAGTCATTATATACATTTTCGTATTCATTTTTTTTAGGAGTAAATTTAATAGTAGTAAAGTTCTTATTGTCAATTATTATTGTACGCTGATAATTATTTTGATATTCTTGTAAAATATTATTTATTATGAATTGAGAATTCCCGTCTATATTATCAATTTGAATTTCTTGATCATCAACCAGAATGGTAAATAAACTAGACCCATCATATAGTTGAATTATATTCATCTCATTTCTTTTAAATTCTACAAAAAAGCGATTATCAGAAAATAATGAAATATGGCCTTTTATTGGACTTTCTATTTGGTGAGATGATTTTTCATAATTGTATTCAAATTGAATAGATGTTCCGTTATCTGAAATTAGATTACTAAAGATATTTTTTATTAAATCATCAACATTTTGACTTTGAGATGTGATTTTATTTGAGATTAATAATAATAAAATTAAAATTAATGGTTTCATATTATTTGATTTAATTCTTCTTCATTTTCTACTAAAACTTTACGTCCTTTACTGCCTTCTAGTGGACCGATTACACCTGCGTATTCCAATTGATCAATAATTCTACCAGCTCTGTTATATCCAAGTTTTAATTTTCTTTGAATCATTGATGTTGAACCTTGTTGATGCATAACAATTAATAAAGCAGCTTCTCTAAATAAAGGGTCTCTGTCATCGGTATTTTTTTCATTTGGTATGTTGTCTTTATGACCTTCTTCAGGTAGTGAAAATGAATTCATTTGAGTGTTTTGTGAGCCAATAAAATTAGTGAGTTTTTCAACTTCTGGTGTGTCAATAAATGCGCACTGAATTCTTGACAAACTACTACCTGTTGATATTAGCATGTCGCCTCTTCCAATTAGTTGATTAGCTCCAACCGTATCTAAAATTGTTTTACTATCGATTCCCTGTATAACTCTAAATGCAATTCGTGTTGGAAAATTTGCTTTAATTGTTCCTGTAATGATATTTGTTGTAGGTCTTTGAGTAGCAATAATTAAGTGAATACCTATTGCACGTGATAATTGTGCAAGTCTTGCAATAGGTATTTCAATTTCTTTGCCAGCAGTCATAATTAAATCTGCAAATTCATCAATAACCAGTATTAGATAGGGTAAAAATTGATGGTCTTCATTATTAGAAAGTTTTCCTTGTTTATATTTGATGTTATACTCTTGGATATTTCGTACTTCTGCTTTTTTGAGAAGTTCATATCGATTATCCATTTCCAGACACAATGATTTTAGTGTTTTTACAACACTTTTTGTGTCTGTTATAATTGATTCACTATTGTCTGATAATTTTGCTAAAAAATGTTTTTCAATTTTATTATATAAAGTTAATTCTACTTTTTTAGGATCAACTAAAATAAATTTAACATCATTAGGATGCTTTTTAAATAAAATGGAACAAAGTATTGCATTAAGACCAACAGATTTACCCTGTCCAGTTGCACCTGCAATTAATAAGTGCGGCATTTTTGTTAAATCCATAACAAATGTCTCATTTGAAATTGTTTTACCTAAAGCAATTGGTAGTTCAAATTTTGAATTTTGAAATTTTTCCGAAGCAATTACATCTTTCATTGAAACAATTGTTGGATTTTGATTTGGAACTTCTATTCCAACAGTACCTTTACCAGGTAAGGGAGCAATTATTCTTACTCCAACTGCTTTAATGCGAAGAGCAATATCATTTTCTAAATTTTTTATTTTTGAAATTTTTACACCTTGATCTGGAATAATTTCATATAAAGTAATAGTAGGTCCAACAGTAGCTCGTTTCACAACTACATCAATTTTAAAATCTTTTAATGTCTCTTCAATAAGTTTTTTATTAGTTTCCACCTCTATTTCATTAATTGAAATTTTATTTTCGGTATACTCCGTAAGTATTTCTAAATTTGGAAAATTATATTGAATCTTCTTTTTTTCTAGTTTATTTATGTCCCCAGTATTTTCATTTAATATATCCTCTTCTTTTATTTCCTCAATAATAATACCTGGTGATGTTAACTCTTTTGCTATATTTTGAGTTTCATTTACACTTGATTTTTTAATGGTACTTGTTGTTTTTGTACTAGTATTTTCTTTAATAATATTATCTGGATTAGTATTTTTTTTATTCCAAAAACGTAACATCATAATAGTAACTTGTTTAAGTTTATAGAAATGTTCTTTTTGAATATTAAAGATTAAGATAATTGCGATTAAAAGTGTTAATAATAAGAATATAATTGTGCCAATTTTACCAATAAAAGGTGTTATAGTATTTGACATGCTTAAACCTAATTTACCTGAAAATATCTTATTAGTAAGTAAACTACATGTCAAACACGTCCAAATAATCAAAAAAATATGTATTGTAGTAATTTGAAAGAGATTAATATTTTTTGATTTAAATAATGTCTTTATAAGTACAAAACATATTAAAAGAATTAAAAAATATGTACTAACACCAAATATTCGAATAAGGAATTCACTTATAATCGCTCCTAAACTTCCTATTGTGTTTTGAGTGTTTATAAAATTTACATTTTTTATAATAATTTCACTTTGATCCATCAGCCCATTTGACCAGTATGAATTAATAGCAAGTACTAATGAAAGTATTAAGGTTATACAAGTTAGACTAATTATAAGTTTTAAGGAGTTTTTATATTTAGACATATGTTATTGTTTAGCCCAATTTATTTTATTTTTCACTAAAAAGTTTGTTATTCCTTTTGTGAAATCTTCACTTTCTCTACTTTTAGCATTTAATTTGGCAGCTTTTTCTAGTTTTTTATCTAAATCCATTAGTTGATAAAGCATTTCTTTTGTTTCTTTAACAGAATTTAGTGATGTTTCTTTTACAATCTTTTCGATAAATTTTATTATTTCATTATCTATATTTTCTAACTCACAAATTTTATTAATTAATCCGATTTTTTCTGCGTAAATTGCGTCAATTAATTTACCAGTTAATAATAATTCTCTTGCATCAGATCCTTTTATTTTTGTCAATAAAAATGTACTAACTAATGCAGGTATAAAGCCCAATTTAACTTCTGGGTAACTAAATTTACTATTTTTAGTTGCAAACACTAAGTCAGATGCATTTATAAGACCACAACCACCCGCTATTGCTGGTCCACAAACTTTTGAAATTATCAATTTTGGATATTTTAACATTTTTTTATATAAACTCATAAGATGATAAGAGTCATTTAAGTTTTCTTGATATGAGTAGTTTTGTAACTTCTTTAAGTACTGTAAATCAGCTCCAGCGCAAAAAACAGATGATGAAGAACTTATTAGAATTAATTTTGTTTTTTTTAATTTTTCGTGTTCATCAAATGCAGATATTATTTCAGAAATCATTTGTGGATTTAATGCATTTCTTTTCTCAGGTCTATTAAGAATAATATTAAGATATTGAGCTTGATTATTTAAATCAAACGTTTTTAATTTGATGTATTTCTGTTTTTGATGCATATATTGTACTAAATTCTATTATAAATCTAATTAATTTTATTTGTTCTCTCTATATTTGAATTAAAATTAGCACGTGATATGATAAATCCATTTATAAATAATGAGTATTCATTAATTAAAAAGGTTGTTCTAGGTATTGCCAATAATTTTGGTGGTACTCCTACAATTGAAGATGCATATGACCCGAAATCTAAGCAGAATATTTTAAATAAATTTTTCCAATTGAATCATAATTAATTAATGAATTAAATGCTTTTGAGCGGGTATTGAATAAATATGATGAGCCAAGATTTTACTACAAATACTATTTTAATGATTAAGCCAACAAAATTTGGTTTTAATTCTGAGTCGGCCTTAGATAATATTTATCAAAAAAAAGAATTAAATTTTTCAGCCAAAGAAATTAGATTACAAGCTCAAAATGAATTTTGTCAATTAGTTTCTCTTTTAAAAGATGAAGGATTAGAAGTGATCGAATTTATTGATAATACAAATGATAATACACCCGACTCTTTGTTTCCTAATAACTGGATTAGTACTCATAAAGACGGTACAATTTATCTTTATTCTATGTTTGCTAAAAACCGTAGATTAGAAAGAAGAACTGATATTATTAATTATTTTAAGAAAAATTTTCAAGTAAAAAATATTATTAACAATGCGGAATTTTATGAAAAGAAAGGTCTTTTTTTAGAAGGCACAGGCAGTATGGTTTTGGATAGAGAAAATAAAATTGCTTACGCCTGTTTATCAAAGAGAACAGAGTTTGATCTTTTTAGCAAATGGTGTATTCAGATGAAGTATAGATGTGTCTCATTTTGTGCTAAAGATAAGGAGCATGATATTTATCATACAAATGTTTTAATGAGTATCTGTAAGTATATAGTCTTTATTTGTTTAGATGCAATTTTAGAGGAAACAGATAAAGATATATTACTTTCTATGTTTAAAAAGACTAATAAAGAAATAATTAATATATCAAGTTTACAAAT
Protein-coding sequences here:
- a CDS encoding enoyl-CoA hydratase/isomerase family protein; translation: MHQKQKYIKLKTFDLNNQAQYLNIILNRPEKRNALNPQMISEIISAFDEHEKLKKTKLILISSSSSVFCAGADLQYLKKLQNYSYQENLNDSYHLMSLYKKMLKYPKLIISKVCGPAIAGGCGLINASDLVFATKNSKFSYPEVKLGFIPALVSTFLLTKIKGSDARELLLTGKLIDAIYAEKIGLINKICELENIDNEIIKFIEKIVKETSLNSVKETKEMLYQLMDLDKKLEKAAKLNAKSRESEDFTKGITNFLVKNKINWAKQ
- a CDS encoding amidinotransferase, yielding MSQDFTTNTILMIKPTKFGFNSESALDNIYQKKELNFSAKEIRLQAQNEFCQLVSLLKDEGLEVIEFIDNTNDNTPDSLFPNNWISTHKDGTIYLYSMFAKNRRLERRTDIINYFKKNFQVKNIINNAEFYEKKGLFLEGTGSMVLDRENKIAYACLSKRTEFDLFSKWCIQMKYRCVSFCAKDKEHDIYHTNVLMSICKYIVFICLDAILEETDKDILLSMFKKTNKEIINISSLQMNSFLGNVLELKNSNKESLLIMSSSAYNSLTSDQFKIITRYMKIIHSPLNFIESFGGGSARCMIAEIFLRKSL